A portion of the Apus apus isolate bApuApu2 chromosome 3, bApuApu2.pri.cur, whole genome shotgun sequence genome contains these proteins:
- the CNRIP1 gene encoding CB1 cannabinoid receptor-interacting protein 1 has protein sequence MGDIPSLVKISVSLKIQPNDGAVYFKVDGQRFGQNRTIKLLTGAKYKIEVALRPGTVQATTMGIGGINVPLEETSRDAQVASYTGIYDTEGVPHTKSGERQPIQVNMQFNDIGVFETVWQVKFYNYHKRDHCQWGNSFGSIEYECKPNETRSLMWINKETFH, from the exons ATGGGCGACATCCCCAGCCTCGTGAAAATCAGCGTCTCTCTCAAAATCCAGCCCAACGACGGGGCGGTGTATTTCAAGGTGGACGGGCAGCGCTTCGGCCAGAACCGCACCATCAAGCTGCTGACCGGGGCCAAGTACAAGATCGAGGTGGCTCTTCGGCCCGGCACCGTCCAGGCCAC GACAATGGGCATCGGGGGCATCAATGTCCCACTGGAAGAGACATCACGGGATGCACAGGTGGCCTCTTACACAGGGATCTATGACACAGAAGGGGTGCCCCATACCAAGAGTGGAGAGAGACAGCCCATCCAGGTCAACATGCAG TTTAATGACATTGGTGTTTTTGAAACAGTCTGGCAAGTCAAATTCTACAACTACCACAAACGGGATCACTGCCAATGGGGAAACAGTTTTGGTAGTATTGAGTACGAATGCAAACCAAATGAAACACGCAGTCTTATGTGGATCAATAAAGAGACCTTCCACTGA